From one Solanum lycopersicum chromosome 12, SLM_r2.1 genomic stretch:
- the LOC138340198 gene encoding uncharacterized protein: MDIVERSGVEFVTYQFQGDAKMWWQSYVECQPAKTQPMTGSAFFNLFMEKYIPRTLRDRKRDEFLSLDQGRMYVAAYDAKFRELSRYATQLCFIPQERIHRFMKEVDVFMIEVEGVKPDDFTTVLTIKKFCMGGEFSGYYYRGQSSGGYPTRPIQSSLQASTGLGSGNGQLGDRSNCYAFPRSSEAETSDAVITDLPGMPPHTDIDFCIDLDPGTRIVSIPLYRMDTDELRELKAQLQELSVLMQERTVITYTSRQLKVHERNYPNHDLEFAVVKDLNLRQSRWMELLNDYDITFLYHLGKSNVVVDALSRKAGSMGNLAHLQVSRRPLVREVHTLANDFKSLEVLDKGGFFASVEARCSFLEKIKGKQFAMRI; this comes from the exons atggacatagtagaacgatccggtgttgagtttgtgacctaccagtttcagggggatgccaaaatgtggtggcagtcatatgttgagtgtcaaccagcaaaGACACAACCTATGACTGGGTCAgcattttttaacttatttatggagaagtatataccccggactttgagggatcgaaagagagatgagttcctaagTCTAGATCAAGGAAGGATGTATGTTGCTGCTTATGATGCAAAGTTTCGTgaactatccaggtatgccactcaactttgcttcattccacaagagaggattcacCGTTTTATGAAA gaagtagATGTTTTtatgatagaggtagagggggtgaagccagacgacttcaccacagtGTTGAcaattaagaaattttgtatgggaggtgagtttagtggttatTACtacagagggcagagttcaggaggttacccaacccgtcctattcagtcttcattgCAGGCTTCAACTGGG CTTGGTAGTGGCAATGGACAGTTAGGTGATAGGTCcaattgttatgctttcccccgGAGTTCTGaggcagagacatctgatgctgttatcacag accttcctggtatgccaccgcatacggatattgatttttgtattgacctgGATCCAGGTACTCGCATTGTTTCCATTCCCCTTTATAGAATGGATACAgatgagttaagggagttaaaggcccaacttcaggagttgtcag TGTTAATGCAGGAGAGGACTGTAATTACTTATACTTCGAGGCAAttgaaagtgcatgaacgtaactatccgaaccatgatttggagtttgcTGTAGTT aaagatttgaatttgaggcagagcaggtggatggaactattgaatgactatgatattacttttttatatCACCTTGGAAAATCTAATGTTGTGgtagatgctttaagtagaaaagcagggagcatgggtaatttagcccacttacaggtttccagACGCCCATTGGTTAGAGAGGTTCATACTCTGGCAAATGACTTTAAGAGTCTGGAAGTACTAGACAAAGGAGGATTTTTTGCCAGTGTGGAGGCAAGATGTTCTTTTCTTGagaagattaaaggaaagcagtttgCGATGAGAATCTGA